From the Manduca sexta isolate Smith_Timp_Sample1 unplaced genomic scaffold, JHU_Msex_v1.0 HiC_scaffold_2387, whole genome shotgun sequence genome, the window AAATAGAGATTGCAGTGGTAACACGGGCGGACTCTgaaatatgagagacctaccaccaatgctatttaataaaccaaccTTAAGCTGTCATTTAAGGAGATTGTTGTTAGCAGAGTTACCAATGTTTAGTGAACATAACTCAGGGGCCtgattctctatcccgcacgttattttaacagtgcgtaacaagcacgtaacacaacgcatcatgtttaggactatagaaatttggcttacagaataccattccacgcacatttctcgaagataacatgacacggccgcgttacgcgtttacactatcatacagaataagggcccagctgtCAAAATCCATATACTgcgacttaagatatcatttgagttGTTGTTAATATCTTCTCATTAAATAACGACGGTATTCAGATGCTTACTGTATTTGACAACGTGTGAGAGAACACTTGAGAGCGACACTGAGTAGTATTTATTGATATGGTACAAGGACTCGTTGAACTTCACTGTTCTTTGTCATAAAATACGTCACTGACAATACTCACATtggagaaatataaaatttttaacttaatttaaatatgcctaaagtttaatatttatattacagcaAGATCCTATTTGGAGACATTGATAATTCTACAAAAAGGTTCGTTAGAGAGATCAAAAGCTCAAATAGAGAATATTTGCGCGATCCGAACATTATTGCCTGAATACTTTGAGGTTAAAGAAGACGAAGAGATATTTAAACTGGATGGCttgtaagttttaattataattcaatatgaaATTGGCTGATTGGGGAAAAATGATTTTGGTCCTTTTAAAAagaagttttgtatttttgattcattttattatcatatacgCAACAaagataatatgaaaaagaaattcttctgtgaaatgagcttcaaaattggttgaaagataaataaaaataaaataaaatactttatttatcacgtaggcgaacaaagttgcacttatgatacgtcaaaacaaagaataagaataattattatttctaaacaactattaaaatcacttatataactatggacattttaaattagggataaagtttatacaaaagacaaggtacaaaccgaagtaaccagctcgggctggcaagtagggggaaatagaagggtaacgcatcgcgatcctcaccggcgaggacatgagccctaatctagctaacctaccagcctttcactagctacctaagtgatgactacccgaagaagaaaggcagaaagaaactccgggctttttgtcatcaattgttcagtacttcttttgtatttttttccaagtctttcttgtacatagtcacaatagttatataagctaatgcacgcacatcaccgttaacatgggataagatgaaatccaatcgactaaacctggagcggcataaaataaaattagcgaaaggaaataaaagagaacatagattcatacttagaTAACGGCGTACaacgtgcattcgcctacatttacaatcatagttttcaatcatgagaaaagaaataaaaaaatagtgatattaaacagacaaacacaacatgatcgggtggtcgtctttcaaaaattacatttcattaagatatgatatgattatgttaaattagaattatagaaatgtcattattataaaaaaaaagtatgtgagacatgtaacaaagacattttaggcagttaattaattactaatgtgtgctaacatggtgggtcattgtgtgcaggacaaactttccaaaccgtctgatcattaaggtaatcagatacagtatagtatcctttacacattaattcacgcttaacataacacttgaatttttgttcggtcaaattggtaatttcgaagggcagtttattataaaacttaatgctgttaactaagaaagatttattggttttacagagcctatgattagggacaaccaatttatttttatttctggtatttagactatgcaagtcactgtttttaacaaaggtactaaggtttttacggacgtacattatattctgaaaaatatattcggccggcaaggtcagtatattcacctccttaaacatttgcctaagggaatcatgagagcgaaggttgtaaataactctaatcgctcgtttctgcaagataaaaatggtctgcagatctgcagcagagccccacagaagaatacaataggacataatgctgtggaagtatgcaaaatacactagccttattcatatttgaaatgttgttgtgagcaaaagtgggggcGTAATGGGGCTATCGCgttgtccttttctcactcatgGAGCTTTATGGCCGGTAACActgtgtgacgtcacatttcattATTACTGTAATTAGACAGTTTTCCTttctaccaaatttcaaagctttataacttatatgTTGTTGCGTGggtttaaaaattcttttcccgatagattttaaatgaaataaatttttgataaatgtatttaaaaaaacgtcGTCAACTACCGTATTGTCTAAACTACAATTAAGTTTGATGTACATTTTTttctcttaattttttaattgctACATAGAATAAAAATGACTCATTTTTGACGAAAAACTAATTGGTGATGCAAAATGTTTCGTCAAAGAAATATTCTAATATGTGGTGGGTACTTTCTACTGTAGTGGGTACTATGGGGCTTCAGTTTGCTTAAAataaggtgcagtgaagccactgtGCCGAGCgacggtaaaaataaaaaatgatgacGCTATAAATCCCTATTCCATGGAACTTTCGTATCAAGTATTTAAAAACTCAGATAATCTATTATTAGTCAAGGGAgaaaattactgggataaaagtagcctaattAATCTACAATATAGAGCAAATGTGCgtcaaatatcatcaaaatccgttgacttttaacataataataataatatcagctttgtattatatactgtcccactgttgggcacgggcctcctctactactgagagggattaggtctcagtccaccacgttggcctagtgcggattaatagacttcacacatcctcgaaattcctatagagaacttctcaggtatgcaggtttcctcacgatgttttccttcaccgttaaagcaagcgataattcacaaagaatacacacatgacgtAGAGGTGTGTGCTTTTTTGATTtagacctgcggacattcgtctcggcagtccgttccacaaccaactaggctatcgccgccttacttttaaaagtaagtaagatataaaattatccaTTGTGTATCTATTCTTTACAGGACTTTTGACTTGCTTCCGACGCTCACAGAAGATTACTATAGAGTATTGGCAGTCAAACACTTCGCTCGTAATGGCGACACTCAacgatttttcaaaatctacaaaTGTGCTATTCGTGTAAGTAACATTTTTCTGGTTATGAAATCGTACaccgaattaaaaatatttatcttgcaAAGATGTATAAGTTTAAATCTAAGCCGGTAGATCGAATTATATTTGGAGTAGGGGCAGGTGGATAGCTTAGGTTATATCAAGAACTAAGTTTGGATTGGTTGGATTTTtgatagaagtaaacgcagaaacagctaaacgtatttcgatgaaatttcgcACACGGATATACCATGTCTTGTATTAAcgcataggctactttctaacCCGTTAACTTTCTCTCATAGTAAATTATGGATTTAGTAAAATTTGATTTCTAAATAGATGACACTAGTGTCCTACAGGTGGTGTTATGACTCACTACAGAGTTATAGGTACCCTTGTAGCGGAAACGGTTTGTTACGCCGGTGAACCGAAGGCAACACTTAGTTACGAAAATGTATTAACTCAATcttgaaaaacaaaaatgtttctaCGTCTTTTTCTATTATAACGGGAGTATTGTATTCATCTCTCTAACTTCATggatataacaataatatcagccctgtattatatacttgcccattgctgagcacggcctcctctactactgagagggataaggccttagtccaccatactggcctagtgtggattggtaggatttcacataccttcgaaattcctatagagaacttctcagatgtgcagttttcctcacgatgttttgcttcaagcgaacgataaattcacaaagaatacacacatgattttttagaaaagtcagaggtgtgtgcccttgggatttgaacctgcggacattcgtcttggcagtccgttccacgcccaactaggttatcgccgcttggATAGcgtttactattaaataaagttcGTGCGTCTGCTGTTTTAGATGACTGAATACGCAATGGCCACGGACTACTGCCGCGGGCTAATTTGTATTCTTGACTTCAGAGATGTCGACATTGTAGACTACATAGGTGCTGTTAACATCAAGGAATTCTATCagtttatacaaataatgacGGTAAGTTCTCTTTAAAAGCCTTGCCGTTAAAATCGCAGAAGAAATTATCATTTAGAATATCGAAAGTCTTTTGTCACTCTTTAGGTTATtctttgcaaaaaatattttgatctgTTGGTGCATTGTTTAAACGACAAAGTAAGAAATACTTTCGATTTATGTATACCAATATTAGAGGTCACAATTAATACGATATTGATgagtatgaaattattattcattttacgGCTTTAATCAACTGCgcaacattttaacataaaatacacgACATCAAATTttagaaatcattttaaaattacagaaaagCTATGCTTTAAGTATAAAGTATATACATGCAATAACACCATCAACAGCAGCAAACGCTTTCGTCAACTTGGTAAAGAAGATGCTCAGTAATAAAATAGCAAATCGCTTCTACGTACATAAAACGATAGAACAATTGTACGAATACGTGGCCCGAGACAAACTGCCTTCAGAATTTGGTGGTCACGGGGAAGCACTAGCTGATAAGCACAgtaagtttgttttgtttgcaaATATAAGATTAATACTAGTCCTGCGTTATGTTTTGCCCACTACTGAGAATGGAACTCAACTGCTGAGAGGGTTTTCAAGCTTGGTATACCACGCCGGTCTTATGCTAGTTAATAGATTCCTCATATCTTCGAAATTTTGTAGTGAAGTCTCAGATGGGATAGCTTGCTTACGATTTTCTTCCCCTTATTATtgaatgataatttattaacaaacgcACGTAACTTCAAAAAGTCAGAGGCAGTGTACCTTGTATTTTTGGGCACCTTCGTCGCAGCAATCCATGTCCGATTACGGTTTTTTCAATTTTCCCAATTATTTGTATAACCAGACCAACTTGTTCGACAAACGTTTACTGTGGGTGTCCATAATTCCGATTCCACCGAGTAATTCCATGTCAGCCAAAGCATTACcatatatatctaaaaatataattgaaaatgtggggggatttattattttttggaacCGATTGGTACggtaattaatacaatattgtaattttcaacCATTATGACGTAATGTTCAAGTCGGAAGAAGTTACGTCTatataacatttgcaataacaCCTAATATTAGatgtttgaataattattgctagcaataattgtcAGGGCATTAGCCTAATATTGTTTAGAGGCAAGCGATTATGTGATAAAAGGATCGCTCAAACCCCTTTTTTCTATAGAGGGTACGAAGAAGAGGCCTtactgcatctaatggtaaatAAAGAGATGCCTAATATAGAAAAAACCGTAAAAGGACTcgtatatgattattatttaggCCATTAATGCCTATAACCGCTGACGAGAAATTCCTCACCATTTCTTTTCATAGCAATAATTAGGCTTAAGTGATTGAGTCTTAGGCTTAGTTTGTGAATTAAGATAAACTTAAATCCCAGAATGCCCAGTTACAGTGTTTGTAACGTCCAGACTGGAACACAAAGAACTAATACATTGCTTGGAGACAAAATGGATATTGTAGTGGAACCTATTTGAAGGAATCTGGCTTAGGAGATATAggcacatattatatttaaatgagtCGGAGTaagataacaaatattaaataaaaaactaatttatttcagtaaaatgGGTGGAAGCGCTGACGTCCAAGAAGTTGATCGAGCATTTAAAAGAAATGAGTGAAGCGAAATCAACGCAAGCGAACAAA encodes:
- the LOC119192133 gene encoding uncharacterized protein LOC119192133; its protein translation is MDAILEDKLLRYTPDTMQALRRLCNLDKPGDMDFAITALQDWLKKQQHLTKKDYSRSYLETLIILQKGSLERSKAQIENICAIRTLLPEYFEVKEDEEIFKLDGLTFDLLPTLTEDYYRVLAVKHFARNGDTQRFFKIYKCAIRMTEYAMATDYCRGLICILDFRDVDIVDYIGAVNIKEFYQFIQIMTKSYALSIKYIHAITPSTAANAFVNLVKKMLSNKIANRFYVHKTIEQLYEYVARDKLPSEFGGHGEALADKHIKWVEALTSKKLIEHLKEMSEAKSTQANKMKDTISDPDLGISGSFRSLNVD